The DNA segment aaaaaataaattattgcaagataaaaatatattctatctaaattataattttttttatattttatatattaagcaaaatttataaagtaaaatgtCAGTTGCCATTTTTCTGTTGGCTGCTTTCTATGATTGAAATGTaacttttctttttcatttttgatgAGAGTTCAATTTTCGAGGTAATTCAATCGCTTATGTAACTTTCATTATCCGTCGATACTCACAATGGTGAACCATAAACTTCCACCCATCCATCTCCATCAGTACTTCatgtaaaatttatatttttaaaaaaaaatttaaaaattttaatttcttgtcAAAAAAAATCTTGAACTAGACAAAGGATGACAATTATGATCCGAGTTTAAAACATAAAGGTGATCCATTTGAGATCAGTCTAGATAATTTTTGTATATATGAAATGggttaaatgttttaatttttattactcGACAAGTTTGGATCAGGTAACTGAGATTGTataagatttataaaatattagatCATATTGGTTGATAATCCATCCATTTTTCTCACTTCTTTCATCGGCTCTATAAAATATGTTGTCATCGTTCACGAATTTTTTTCTATGTTATATGTGGGTTCAATAATTGTTTTTGTCGGGAGACTAATCAAAGCGTGGTGATTGAGCTtctgtacgatttaaaatatttgagttgcgtTTCTATCACAAGCTATATATTTGGGTAAAACGAAAAACGTCGGGTTTTACTATTGGTACCAGAGCTAATGTAATATGTCTGATCCCACATATTGTAAGGAATACAATTATTAGAAGGTGAATTGTTGATAGGCAATAATTTTATCTGCCGCGAGAGCAATTGAAACGTGTCGTTTAAGtcgtatatttaaaaaaaatttgagtgaGACCACTAACCACCGGCTATAtcttttgtaaataaataaataaataaataaataaataaatatatatatacacacacacacacatatctatactatattattaagtttgagacccTTAAAATAATTACCTTAGAGGACACCAAAATATGTAATTCCATAATTACATTTCTTTCCCTACTAAAAACCTGCTCaatcactccatattttacatagaaaaaatctaaacaaaacttccTTCTTAAATcaaacaactcttctaaattgaaaataatttctttttaattgtttagtattatttgatcaaattaaaaataataataacacatgcaaTACGTGTGTATTTTTtactagtatatataaaaaatgaggCCCTCACATGCAATATAAAACAAagtacaaataatatatatatttatatatatgtgtgtgtgtgtgtgtgtgtgtgtaaagaATGAGGCCCTTGGGTGTAATATAAAACAAAGTACAAATAATATCGGTatacttatttatttatctattcttcacaaatattttaaaattttttttaaacattcaaTTTGGCACATTAGTTATAAAGTTTATTGAAAATAATCTTAATATATTATCCTTTCTAAGTACACAGCAGAATAATTACTAATTAATTGTTAGGATCGAGAGGTTGATTAGATATGGTGAATAAACAATCatcacaaaattttcaaaaaaaaatcaagtgggTTAGCAACTTTTGAATATCATCCCTGATCAGTTTAGCTCAACATGCCAGCTATAAGAGTACCTGCGCGGAATGGGGCTCATTGAATTGATTTGAACAATAATTCAATAATTTGCAAAAAAAACCACTTCAATAGAAATTATTTATGGTCTACTGAAACTCCTAGCTAACAGACAATcttaaaaatttgaatataaagTCTCTTTCTATCAgttacaaatattttcaaaataaataatctaaGCAAAATTTGATCATTACAATGATCGAATAAAACTTCAAGCGTGTGCTCCAATAACTCTTGATCAGTTAGGCTTTCACAAACTTCATAAATAGATAAATTTTAGAGAGTGAGATTGTACAGGCTGATAGATTCAAAAGTTGAGCCTTATATAGAAGATTTCCAACGTCCAAACCCGAACTACTCTTTTTGAATCATTCTTGGGCCTTACCAAAAATAGCATATGCAGTCACGTGTCATTGTGAGGCATGGGGCCGAAAAGGGTGGGGAGGGGGGGTtgatcgtcggtgccatgaggttgcacggacaatgagggGCTCCTTGCAGAATTCTAGgcgaagggaacatgaatgaactgatCTCACACCGGAAGGAGAAGAATTCCAAAAACTGTTCAAGCATGAGACTGTGCAGTTAATGagtgcttaaaagatttgatatgtactagtCATATCAAAAAGGTACATCTTTTTTTCgggagctcatcacataagaactctaaaGTTAAACGTTCTTGACTTGGGGGTAATTCTGATATGGGTGACCTCCAGAGAAGTtttctagggtgcgtgtgagtgaggacatatgcacgctggaaagactcttCTTAGTACAGTGgagacagtcgtcgaatctggggcgtcaCAGTCATCGTATGAAATTGTACAAACAAGTAATGCATATGAATTCTGACAATTAACGGCTCGAAAATTTTTAATGTACTATAAAtactattttaatatcataagcTTGACCGAAGAATGTTGATCTGATCTTTTGAGGAATAAGTTTGACATCTCAGTGTGAAGACCGTGAAATATGGAAGTGCACCAATCTTGGAGGAGATTCATGCAGCCCAAAATCACTCTCCATTTGCACATAAGGAAGCCAAAATCACTCACCATTACAGCATGAATCTCGGATGTGTATCTCGAATCAAGAAGAGGCCACGTTCATTTGGGAGAGAAGAGTATAATCATCCCTTTGACTAAGTCATTAGCAACATTAAGGGAGTGATAAAAGCTTACCTTGTAGCTGACTATCCAAGCCTATATAAGAAGAACTTAGGTGGTAGTAATCTCACCTCACATACTGCAAAATCCCTCCCCGTAGCTACAGAAATTAGAAATATAGCTGCTGGAAAACAGGCCAAATTCGAAGCATTACAGCAGCCGAGTTCGAAGCTTTGCCGCGATCTTGTTCCAACGGAGTTCTTTTAGCACGTCTTTCTAGCGTTTTAATCCAAACGAAATcatgtaagtgggcttttgataTATGTATTTCTTCGTAAGTAGGTTTTTTATACTATTATATTTGGCACACTTATTTTCTTTTAAGTGAGCATGATATCtttcgaaaataaattaaatatgactttgaaaattcgatcggcatgatatattcgtttCCGTTTAGTATGCAATCCCCTGAAATTTCGTTGTTGAAAGCATGTTGAGTATTTTGcaatgcactgtaatgattcgatTTAGAAGTGGTAAAGAAAATTCCGAACTTTGATATGCTTTGTttaggccctgatgcggtgggttataataaccgttccTTTGGCCTCGCCTCTTAGAGGAgtacatataggggactgatcagtaaaaaccatagaaaatgagatgattttcagtgctatatTCGTATTTGTGTTAGTATTTGATTCAACATACTTAATATTGAGATTTCGATAATTTATTCGTATGTATATCTTTGATATTTGTCATGCACGATCGGActccatttactgagtatttcccaaaatactcaccccttacttccTCCCCAcccagataagaatgaagagcAAATGGATGAAGAGGAGCAAGAGCAATTTTGGGGATGGTAGAAGATCTCGAGTTATTCCAGAAGTTTTAAAGCTTAGTTTATGTTTATCGCTTCCGCACTATTAAAACATTTTAATCAGTTTATTTTGGTATTTAAGTTGAAAAGACGATTCTTTTGTTGATTATGagaaataaactggttttggtttatactgtactacgaggctgcTTGCTTgacgattatgtgattgttgagcaacgccgatgtcgactaaccccggtctcggggcgtgacactcAGAGTCTGACTTATGCGTTCGATGAGGCTTGAAAGAACCTGACTGATTTAGTATGAGATAACCATCTGTTGTCTTTGAGAGAACAATTGCCTTTGACAGTTCAGTTAGGTTGTGCTCTTTCAATTAATCAGTTAGTCTTGTTTCGATCTGGCAGCCTTTCATTATTTTGTGAATcaccaaaattttaattgtccaaaattaattatacaatttttattggttgaagtaaaaaatatatattatataatttcataaaagatatttattatatataaaatagtaTTATGTGTATGCGTGTTTTTTCCAAATATGCCTTCTTAATGCTTATTTAATAAATACGGATTTATCtgttaaaaaagaaataaatcattAATTGTCTACataatatataagaaaaaaaatttacattttccaCCTTATAAGGCAAACGAGATATTTTAGATAGTTGGAAAAACTACAAGTCTTATTTAATTTCAGCTCTTGTGAACCAATTTAGTCATTTGAACAAAGTCTTATcccatatcttttatttttcaatgggGTCTACGTCAGCAATGATATTTTCCATATCaatgaaaatagtaaaaatttagactataataaaaaaaatacaaacataataaattaatattgcattttaattatttaaagaaccTGCATCACAATACAGCCAtaaccaaaattataatttttccataaaatttaaaaatcaatcCGGAGCTTCAAAGTGGAGAAACGGCAGGAATTCTTTTTAagcaataatatatatatatatatatatatatatatattggtgAAAAATCCAAAGTAATTTTTGGCACTATAATATTTATAGATTAATGGAAACAGCTGGATGGCCATATTTTGTATCTAGAAAACGACCCGTGacaagtttatttattttatttttcaaaatagtgacatttttattttaataaatcaataaaaaaaacatgggtTGTCGGCCTGCAATCTTAGAATAACattctaattaaaattttatattagtaATCAAATATCAGTGTGATATATATAAGTTCATAAATATCAAAATAGGTGACGAcggatataattaattattctcATTTTCTTATAATACAGATAGATATTATGGATGTAgcattgataattatttatttggtgtcAAATATTCTTGTCATCTTCATCGCTACgtcaacattaaaaaaaaaaaaaaaagaactaaaattgcaAAGAAGCAAAGCTATTgcactaaaactgaaatttaactgaaataaaaattaggccaatttaataatataccaATTTATAGACTTAGAAAAAGTCatgtaaatataatatcatgttcgtacaataatataatatatacaaaatGAGAAGATCATCTGAAATTTATATCCACCATTCTTTGTATAAATTGACCGTATACATGTCAAAGCTTTGCATGTGTACATATATTCACAACTCCAAATACTAACATAATTAATCTGCTCTTTTGAATCAGAAAACCATTAATGGGAGAAGAATTAGCAGAAGGGCTCATAGAAATCAACGAAAACAGCTTGCAAACAGCAATCACACCTACCCAGGAAGCACACTTCGTGCTGATCCATGGAATTGGTGGCGGCGCCTGGTGCTGGTACAAGATCAAGTGTGTGATGGAGAATTCAGGCCACAGAGTCACATGTCTCGATCTCACAAGCGCCGGAATCGaccaaaccgatcctaacacaGTTCTCTCGTTTCAAGATTACAACAGGCCACTTGTTGAATTCCTTCAGTCCTTGGAAGATGGTCAGCAGGTTCAGAACCATTTCTGCACACGCACAGATACGGGTCTAGTGTGTGTTTTTCCTGCGTGATTGGTGCATGATTGAAGATGGGTTTTTTTGGAACTTGCAGGTGATTTTGGTGGGGCACAGTGCTGGAGGGCTTAGTGTGAGTGACGCGATTCACAAGTTTGGGAGGAAGATAAAGGCTGCGGTGTTTGTCGGAGCCACCATGTTGAAATGTGGCTTTGCGAGTGATGAAGATGTCAAAGATGTAAGTTCATTATCTCCATCTACTTCATTATACATATGCTTAGTTTGTAGTACACTGCAACAATGTGTTAGTCGACATAGTTTGAAAAATGACATTTATcgattattgttttttttttatttacgatattttctcaaatttattttaaaaaaatgagcttcaaacatacataaaaaaaatagatttttaataaattatcatGTCTACATTGCTTTTGCACATCATAGGCTATAGGAGAAGAATTCccaattttgatcattttaaaaaaaagagtcaACTTTTGTTTGCTTGATAATGATAAGACTGAACAAttgtcgttttatcaaaaattatatcttagaagataatttttaaaacagatcaaatataatttttttagaacattTATAATAACTCAAAGCACCGTGTATCGATTGTTATGTTGATGTGGAAGATTAATTAAACTGTGTGAGTTCCATTAAGGATTTGGATTTTACAAAAAAAGAAGACCGGAAAATATGATAATAAGTGATATGGAataattgtcaaatttgtatATATGGTGAACAGAATCAAGGGACGTCATTGTGATGGCTACGTTTAATTGGACGGTTGTGATTAATTGCAAACAACTGTCAACAATTTATGCTTGTCTCCTGCTCTTGTGTCTGAACAATGTACTATATATATCCATGTAAGAACCATGTGTTCTTACCACTCACTTATTGTTTTCTGAATTCTNTGTAAATAGTtgtttatttacatttttttgaatggattttgtttttaatttcttaataaattatattttttttgtttttctattatttttcataGAAGACAATTTTGTAGAAAAGTTCTTGGTGAAATTGCCAATAAATTGTCAATATTatcgattttaaaataataaaataggaTTAATTATTGGTGTTGAATgagaatattattaatattggtGTTTAATgagaatattattatttttataacagGGAGTGCCTGATGTTTCCGAGTTTGGAGCTCTCGATGAGGTGTATGATTTTTGGTTCAGATTAGGACAGGATCATCCCCCAACCAGTGTAATGgttaaaaaacaattacaacGCAAACTTATTTACCATATGTCTCCTCAACAGGTAAAGTTATCCCAcgtctattattattattattattattataaagaaaaaatgCAAATGAGAGATTTATCATGTAACGAATCGATTGACGTCTGGTAAAATTCAGAGATTTACCCACAACTAAAGAAATTAGTAAACCCTTAAGGCACAAGGATTACAAATGTGTAATCTAATGGTTGAGTTGATTCGATTCCATGATTCGCGGCTTGGTTATATACATTCTTTGTCCATCCTTTTgtacttaaaaaaatatataattcatattcGTGAAACGAAATTTGTTTAAAAGCATACTTGTTTCGAGCTATGATTGAATAGCTCTAGTAATTTTGTTTCAAGGATTCATGCCTAGCAGCAATGCTTCTAAAGCCAGGGCCAATTCAAGCTCTACAATCTGCTACATTTACTGAGACCGAGGATTCGGATAAAGTACCACGAATATACATCAAGACGTCGCGGGATCGAATCCTCAGATCTTATCAGCAAGACGCCATGATCAAGAAATGGCCGCCATCTGAAGTTTACGCTTTGGAAAGTGATCACAGTCCTTTCTTTTCAGCTCCACTTGGGCTGATTGAGTTTCTGGTTAAAGTTGCAGTTACTCATGGATCTGACGAGTAGGTGGTCTGCAATATAAATGGACAAAATTATCCTCCCGACCTTTATATCCTTTCGAACCCTATTCATATGTTTTTTAAACGAAAATAAGATTGCAAGGGGTAGTATTGTGATTTCTTAttattcaattgttgaagatggATATGATATCAGCATTGATAAAGTTGAAATGTAAAGAAGTCTGAGAAAATGTCTGTTATACTGATTCaatcgaatcgaaccgaaaaccgtattttttataattcagtTGAAACTCAGATGTAATCGACTTGGATCAAACTGGACTCGGGaagataaaaaagaaatttttaaaagaaaataattaatataatagaCAAGTGAGTGATGCTCATATGGACAAATTATATTATTCCCTGCACaggcatatatatatacacacaatgGACAATGGCTCGGGCGGTCTTCATCAAACGACGACGTAATGCTTCAAGACCTGCCGAGCAAGATCAGAAGCCCCACTTTTCTTATAGATCAAGTGCAGATTATAAGCTGCTTCTCTCCGAAGATCGCAGTAGCCTCGACTTTTAGTATCTGTATCTTGATTTTCATCTGGAAGTTTTGGGATGGGCAAGTCGCTCTGATGGATTGCCAAAACCTTTTCATAATAAATAACAGCCAAAGTAACTAGACCAACGTGATGATATGCCCGAGCAATGTTAAACAACGATTCCTGCAATTGAAGTTCAAGGTCACTTTATTGCTCCACACTATGTGAAAGGGGAAAAAAACAACACATAACCGGCTTCAAAATCCTAAATCACCAGAGACAACTGAACAGATAAATACCGATTTTGAGCAAAATGTTATAGACATCATTTGATCTCAAGTCTTAATACAGCCAAACCTGATTATCTTTACAAAGCCGGGCGTTGTTGTGGAGGAAAGCAAGTCCTTGAAGTACAGTCTGGTGCTTGTTTTGGAGTCTGTGGCCTAGAGCTAAGTTTATCAAGGCAGTACCTAAAGAAAATGAAAAGCTTCATTAGAGCATCTCCAGAGTCACTTCAAGCAAAAAGAATACTGGCGTTTAATATCTGGAACTTTCAACGTGATGTTTTCTAGCAAAAGATTTATACCAGCACAGAGGTTGACAAGGGGATCGTCAGGCATCAGTTTATAAGCTTCCAAATATTCTCGAGCAGCTGCTTGATGTTGACTAATCATGGTAAAATGATGCCCGGAAATAAGAATTGGAGGTACAGAATCTTTGTGCTTTGTCCGCATATTATGTAGGAATTTATTGTGCTTCGAGAATCTAATACCAAATCTACaacaggaaaaaaataaaaataaaaagagaccAGAGGCAAATCAACAAAAATTATGTGAATGTATAAATCAAAACTTTTTTAATCATGTGCATGGCATGCAAAAGATTCATCACTACAATTAGTTGTAGAGACTAAGTTTCAGTGGGTTCATAGAATGTGCATTCAAGAGTGAATTGAAAGCTCAAAATTAAAACTTGATTGAATCcaattatgaaaaatttaaaatggtcTGAAATCGAAGGATTTTTTTACCAAAGTGGGCTGTGAATTAACTGGGGAGAGGTTTTATGTAGCCTACTCATGTACTTCCACAATGAAAACAACTCATAGCTTGGAATTACTGAGAGCACACAACTGGAAATTATCGTATACAAGCTCGAGAGTCTCATAATGCCTCCAAATAGAGTTTTGCTTCATGGAAGTTTATATTACCAGCCATAAACTCACACTTTATCATGCTGAAATCGATATGTTGCTGGGGTATCTTGTTACATGTCTCACGCTGACTTCACAGTGAAATGTAAAGTGGTTAACAAGCTTAAGAGTTCTCCAACCTAGAAGGCTAACCTTTTCAAAACACCATTAGCTGATTAACATCGTCTATTAGACGCAAATAGATATGTTTTAGCAAAACAACAATAAATGTAGAACAAAGGCATTGTTACCTTGATACTGCTTTGTAGTAGCAACTCCAGGCAGCAAAGCTGTAAGGATGCTGACTCACAAGGTACCGCACGCAATCCCACCCATTTGCAGGATCAGCAAGATTATATGCTATTCCTACAAGTTCAAAGACGAGGAAATGATCTAGAACTTCTAAAAAATTACAATGCACCTATTCCCAAGTAATGACGAAGCCCAGGTCACTACTGAAATAAAAGAACCAAACATGAAGGAAGATCTACAAAAGTAGCTACAGttatttcataatttcaagACTTACGAGCTCCAAGAGTTCGAAGCTCCTCCTTCATCCCAGTAGAAAAAGTATTGCATACCACTTTCAAGCAAAGATTGATGATCTCTAATGCATCCCAATACCTTCTCAAGGATGATAATGACTTGCATAACTAaagaaattgattttactaagaaaattttaatcacaCGACAGAGTTAATGGAAGatcatatataaaatcaaaCTCTAACCAGGGATGAACACATTTAGGAAAATATAAAGAGAAACATGTGGAAGTaatcatgattaaataatatagcaCAGCATCAAGTACCACAATCAAATCTAATTCTTATCTTTAATCGGCTCTTCATATATTctgaatatttatttgttttcaagTTCAAATGATTTACCAAATGCCTTATGCTGTCAATATTATCAACGCAAAGGAAATATGTTAGCAGGACCTTCAGTTCCATTcctgtttaatatgtatttctgTTCTTAAAATATGTCTGTGTTATCAGCAATTTCTTTCAAGCTACTCGATGCCTCGCCCTGCAGGCTAATAAGTAACTGAGATTCACGTCATGTTTACAGATTACAACATCAAATTAAGATTGGCTTTCCATGAAATAGAGAAAAATGGTCTGAAGCCATTTCTTGATTTTATGTTCTCTGAATTGCAGGCAATCTGacaaataaatacataattgcACAAGAGAGATAATATAGGGCAAAACAGCtctaattacaagtttttttccTTCTTCCTCTCAAGTTCTATCTTATCCTAGTGAACTTGATACAGCCCCAGTAAGTTTTTAGGTCTACCGATATTAAATGCCAACATGATCCAGTAACATTGATACCTGGTGCAGGTTCACTGGAACATGGCTGTTGAAACAGATAGGAGAGAcaaaaccaaactttgaaaaaATGAGACAAAGGGTCGGTAGAGTGGGAAGAAGATGGTGAATTGGAGGCTTACGTCTAAAATCAGATGATGATGCCCTTCATCTTTTAGAAGATCTGGCAAAGGGGGTTCCGGAAACAATCGCTGAACCAGTTATTAATTGCATCAAAATGAAAAACAGGTGAGTGGGCCATATCTATATAATCCAAAAGGGAACAATTATAATTTAATCAGGTCACAGTTTTGATTCCTTACTGGAGATTCTTCATCCGAATCATCACTCTCCCAATCAATTCCAGCAGCCAACGCTGCAGCCCTTTTTGCTTCCTTTATTGCATCTTTCCTCCGAAGCAATTTCTTTGCCCTGCTGGCTTTAGACCTATTCCAACATTAAAACTATAATCACATAGCAGTAGCTATTTTCTCTGACAGCTTCTATCCTTATAGGAACattcattaaattatttaacACGCAGTTTAGGGTTGACTCACACTAGCAAAGTATTTTCCAACATCAAGGAGTCAAAGCATGACTAATGCAAAAAAAGATCGCAATTCATTCTTTTTTACTCTTATTGTGTACTCCTGCTGACATAGACACATCTCGAGTCGGTATATAGATTGGATGTCGTCATAGAAGGACGTCGCATCCCAAAGCAAATATATGAAGCATAAACAATTATGAGGCAGCTACTTTTAGTAGGGCTAAGAAAAGCCACGTATAGAATTCAGCCACTAGAGCATACTGAATTCAATTTTTGTAAGCCACAACTAGGCCCACCATAAATTTTGGTCAGGACTTGGGATCAGCACATTGACAAAGGAAAAATTGTAAATTCCCCTTTTTGGCATTTCAGAATCCATATTTAGGAGAATTGCTGCAGACAGAGACAATATCGCCCATGTAAAGGATGGTCTAGTTACACGTCAATAATAATAAACGCCCATGTAAAGGATGGTCTAGTTACACGTCAATAATAATAAACTAACATACAATTGCCAATTAGATTAATAGTGAATTATAGAACTAAACTATAACAAATGAATGTAGATTTACCAAGTATTCTGTCTCATCAATGCCACTATTCCAACTTAAAATGCTGCCTGATACTACGATTTTATTAACATGAAGAAAATTATGTCCCACTGGCAGGTAACTGTAGTCACAACTAGCAAGGATCGAATGATCACTATTATTTACTCCTCTTAAGTAACTAATATACCTATCCATGGATTGATTGATTGGTCAATCGATGGATAGATAGGTAATTAAGGCATAAAACTAGAAATGTGTTCAGCCAAAAAACTCACAAATCTGCAGATGAGGCTACGGGCCTAAATCTGTGAAATACGTGGCCAGTCTGATGATCGTCCAGTACTTTAGCCCTCTCTGAAAGAACACTTCTAGACAATCGTTTCCTGGGCTTAACCTGATTCCAAATGAAGATTTGAAACTCTAAAATTATCATGGTACTACTAAATATTAAATGTGCTCATCAAGAATGGAACACAAATCAACAAATGTAGGGCATAATCGCCACGATGTATCTAATCTAATATGAAGGCTCTGGTTTCGTCGCAGAGAATTAAATAGGATTGAAGGCTCTGGTTCCATCCCACACCTAAGGTCACGAATGAATTTTTTTGtgtccaaataaaattttatattttgtcattTGCTATGTAATCTTTTTTTATTGGGCAACTTCTAGATGCACAATTCCCTACCAGAAACACAGAGATAAATTAGCATCTTGAGGATGTTTTTGCAATAATGTAACTCTTCACATCCAAACAGAAAAACCTTTTCTCTTGGGAGTGAATAATTTGGAAGAACTGCCATTTGGATCCCTTCAGCTAATGTGACAGTAATTCTGAAATTTCAAGATTTGCAGCAGCATGAAATGTGAACTCTATGAGATCTGAAGTACTTGGTATGCTTGGATTAAGAAAAATAAGATGACTTTTACAATAATCTAATTCATCACAGGTTCTCGACAATAAGTATCAAGCTTAGAAAGTAGAAAGAACCATTGCTGGCGAAGCCTTCAACCGTGTGTAGCAAGGATGGAgaattgatatattgatttactTTTGTACTACTACTCAGATAATTGAAGGTAGTTCTTTCaaaacattcataaattaacaaACAAGAAACTACTTTATCCACAGAAGTTTCATTTCAAGTCAGCTGACAATGGAAAAAAGAACACAGATGGGTAGAACATAGACCAGAGAGAGGGGATGTAATTTAACGTTACCTTTCGCCGAACTGATTCAAGAACCAAAGTCTCGCGAATTACAGGAAAAATTACATCTACGAAAGCCTCACAAGACCCTttagctttataaatttgagAAAGCTTTAATTTTATTCTCCCACAATGCCACCATGCTTTAGACACATCTGAATTTGGGGCAAGAGTTGATTCTGAAAATACAACACACCACTTACTAGGAAAGTGATAAATGATAAGATGTCCTATTAAAAAAGGCCAAAAGAGAGAAGTATACCTTCTTCTACCGGAGGTGACAGCACAGAGATTGCTTCATCTTCTCTACCGTCTTCAAGAAGAAGAGATGACAAAGTCAACCGAGCATCAACACCATCATTAAGTTTTTGAATAGCTGAACACAATTTAAATTGATCATATACTTCAGTGAAACAATACAAAAGTAGGGTACAAGATACAACGTGAAGCATAGAAAAGACCAGGCAATTACAAGTTTTAGACTTCGTTATTTGATTCACTTACCTTTGTGATAATATTCAATAGCTTGAGCTCTTTTCTTCAAAGAAACACAACACCTGGCGATTTTCAAATGTAAATAGCCCTAAATTTAAGATGAATTGAATACAAAAAGCCCTTAGTCAGTATCATCCTAGTGCTCTAAGATACTTCTCTGAAGACATTCAGATGCATAAGTTATTGCACtagcaaaa comes from the Primulina huaijiensis isolate GDHJ02 chromosome 8, ASM1229523v2, whole genome shotgun sequence genome and includes:
- the LOC140982647 gene encoding uncharacterized protein isoform X3, yielding MGAEHEDKKSTMDAYDARNHELESEQDVEINEACEEGDSTDDDDEECTFLFQGEMDPMTFVEEDNASELQPYQRLEQIQNDYEILAAKKRRTLDHEICEIPAKRFRQEEFLGASFEEIMETLNFGMKKKSTKSKKRGRKKGSKNKVNPEVTRKLGDATLHYAHGHFEEAICVLKEVIRLAPNLSAPYHQLGLIYKAMNDRKKALNFYMIAAHLTPRDASLWKLLVTWSIELGDKKQANYCLGKAITADPEDIDLQFQRASLFLELGEHQKAADSYEQISRLYPDNVEVLRKATELYQKCGQNERAVCILEDHLRNHNHIDDPVLSLIDMLASILMESNAYAKVLDHIEHTQKVHSAGKEIPLSLMIKAGICHVHLRQMEKAEALFSALQAEHASAHPQLIMDVADSLMTVDQYESALKYYMMFEGEGNKYNGYLHLKIARCCVSLKKRAQAIEYYHKAIQKLNDGVDARLTLSSLLLEDGREDEAISVLSPPVEEESTLAPNSDVSKAWWHCGRIKLKLSQIYKAKGSCEAFVDVIFPVIRETLVLESVRRKVKPRKRLSRSVLSERAKVLDDHQTGHVFHRFRPVASSADLSKASRAKKLLRRKDAIKEAKRAAALAAGIDWESDDSDEESPVQRLFPEPPLPDLLKDEGHHHLILDLCKSLSSLRRYWDALEIINLCLKVVCNTFSTGMKEELRTLGARIAYNLADPANGWDCVRYLVSQHPYSFAAWSCYYKAVSRFGIRFSKHNKFLHNMRTKHKDSVPPILISGHHFTMISQHQAAAREYLEAYKLMPDDPLVNLCAGTALINLALGHRLQNKHQTVLQGLAFLHNNARLCKDNQESLFNIARAYHHVGLVTLAVIYYEKVLAIHQSDLPIPKLPDENQDTDTKSRGYCDLRREAAYNLHLIYKKSGASDLARQVLKHYVVV
- the LOC140982647 gene encoding uncharacterized protein isoform X2, giving the protein MGAEHEDKKSTMDAYDARNHGERSGGISTMDCGSINNPILFPDTSTQFNVVENPMESELESEQDVEINEACEEGDSTDDDDEECTFLFQGEMDPMTFVEEDNASELQPYQRLEQIQNDYEILAAKKRRTLDHEICEIPAKRFRQEEFLGASFEEIMETLNFGMKKKSTKSKKRGRKKGSKNKVNPEVTRKLGDATLHYAHGHFEEAICVLKEVIRLAPNLSAPYHQLGLIYKAMNDRKKALNFYMIAAHLTPRDASLWKLLVTWSIELGDKKQANYCLGKAITADPEDIDLQFQRASLFLELGEHQKAADSYEQISRLYPDNVEVLRKATELYQKCGQNERAVCILEDHLRNHNHIDDPVLSLIDMLASILMESNAYAKVLDHIEHTQKVHSAGKEIPLSLMIKAGICHVHLRQMEKAEALFSALQAEHASAHPQLIMDVADSLMTVDQYESALKYYMMFEGEGNKYNGYLHLKIARCCVSLKKRAQAIEYYHKAIQKLNDGVDARLTLSSLLLEDGREDEAISVLSPPVEEESTLAPNSDVSKAWWHCGRIKLKLSQIYKAKGSCEAFVDVIFPVIRETLVLESVRRKVKPRKRLSRSVLSERAKVLDDHQTGHVFHRFRPVASSADLSKASRAKKLLRRKDAIKEAKRAAALAAGIDWESDDSDEESPRLFPEPPLPDLLKDEGHHHLILDLCKSLSSLRRYWDALEIINLCLKVVCNTFSTGMKEELRTLGARIAYNLADPANGWDCVRYLVSQHPYSFAAWSCYYKAVSRFGIRFSKHNKFLHNMRTKHKDSVPPILISGHHFTMISQHQAAAREYLEAYKLMPDDPLVNLCAGTALINLALGHRLQNKHQTVLQGLAFLHNNARLCKDNQESLFNIARAYHHVGLVTLAVIYYEKVLAIHQSDLPIPKLPDENQDTDTKSRGYCDLRREAAYNLHLIYKKSGASDLARQVLKHYVVV